Sequence from the Erythrolamprus reginae isolate rEryReg1 chromosome Z, rEryReg1.hap1, whole genome shotgun sequence genome:
CTGCCCCCTCCCTTCCTTGACCAGTGTCCCCCTCTGCAGGGCCAGGACCCGCTGGCTGCCCTCCACCCCTGTCCCATCCCCCCCCAGTTACCCTGTCCGGGCGAAGTTGGCCCAGTAGCGCATCATCCTGCGACTCAGCTCCTTCTCCTGGGCTGTGTACTTCAGGCTGTCATTGAGGGGCAGTCCAAAGACGAACTCAATCTCGTAGCCGTGGGGGACCCCCATCCACAGGGGCCAGACGAGGTTGGAGGCCCGGTGATCGAAGAAGTAGGCATACACCTTGTTGCCACTCTTGGCATACTGGGTGGCGAAGTGCATGACTGGGCAGATGACGTTGTGGTCCCCAACGAGGTCGTCCATGGCCTCGCGGTTCTTCTCGCCGTTGTCCTCGTCCTGCCAGTCGGTGTACTGCAGCACGACGGCCTCGGTGGCGATGTCGTTGGCGTCCGGCACGCCCATCCGCACCCCTTCCAGGAAGTCGCCCCGGCTGATGAGGCTGCTGTTGTCCTTGCTGAAGCCGGGCAGCCCATAGATCAGGAAGTAGGACCCCTCGTCCTTCACCACCCCCAGCAGCACCTCCGTCCCCTTGAAGTTCGCCGTGCGCAGCATGGCCTCCGGGGTGTCCGGGAAGAAGTCCCCGTCGATGACTGGTACGAAGGGGAAGCGGAAGGTGCTCTTGTAGGGCAGGACGGACCACTCCTCATCAATCAGCTGCTGGGGGGGCTTGGAGCGCAGGCAGCTGACCAACTCGGAGTCGTTGGCGAAGTGGCAGCCCACCTGCTTCCCCAGAAGGGTTGCGCGGCGCCGGCTTTCGGCAGGGGTGACGGTGGCCCAGGGAGCGTTGGGTGCGCCACTCTGGAGGATGGCCCGCTGGAAGAGGGCGCGGCTCTGGGCGGAGAGCAGGTGCATGCCCACCgaggcggccccggcactctccCCGAAGATGGTGACCGCTCTCGGGTTGCCCCCAAAGTGGTGGATGTTGATCTGGATCCACTGCAGGGCCAAGCGCTGGTCCAGCAGACCCATGTTGCCCGGGGCCTCCGGACTGCCCAGGAGGCCCAGGAAGCCAAAGGCCCCCACGCGGTAgctgagggagaccaggaggacgTTCTGTGTGTGGGCCAGGAACCGGCCGTCGTAGACGTCCAGCGAGGCTGAGCCACTGTAGAACCCGCCCCCGTAGATCCAGACCAGGACAGAGAGGTTCTTGGGGCGGGGGGAGGGCGCCCAGATGTTGAGGTAGAGGCAGTCCTCGCTCATCTCCCGGTTGGGGTTCCACATCTCCGTGCCGTGGAACCCCGGGTAGGTCTCGTCCACCATCTGGAAGCAGGCGTGCTGGTAGAAGGTGGCGTCCAGGACATGCGTCCAGGGCTTGACCGGCTCAGGGCGCAGGAAGCGCATCCGGCCCACGGGGGGCTCTGCAAAGGGGATGCCCAGGAAGGCCGAGACATGGCCGTCGAGAACGGGCATCAGCTTGCCACGCACCCGGCCCGTCTGGGTGGCCACGTTCAGCTCGTCTGCCTGGCCAGGCACGACCGCCACGGAGGCTGGGATGCAGAGGAGGAGCT
This genomic interval carries:
- the ACHE gene encoding acetylcholinesterase isoform X2 translates to MPSRQPGKMPAPWPWWLQLLLCIPASVAVVPGQADELNVATQTGRVRGKLMPVLDGHVSAFLGIPFAEPPVGRMRFLRPEPVKPWTHVLDATFYQHACFQMVDETYPGFHGTEMWNPNREMSEDCLYLNIWAPSPRPKNLSVLVWIYGGGFYSGSASLDVYDGRFLAHTQNVLLVSLSYRVGAFGFLGLLGSPEAPGNMGLLDQRLALQWIQINIHHFGGNPRAVTIFGESAGAASVGMHLLSAQSRALFQRAILQSGAPNAPWATVTPAESRRRATLLGKQVGCHFANDSELVSCLRSKPPQQLIDEEWSVLPYKSTFRFPFVPVIDGDFFPDTPEAMLRTANFKGTEVLLGVVKDEGSYFLIYGLPGFSKDNSSLISRGDFLEGVRMGVPDANDIATEAVVLQYTDWQDEDNGEKNREAMDDLVGDHNVICPVMHFATQYAKSGNKVYAYFFDHRASNLVWPLWMGVPHGYEIEFVFGLPLNDSLKYTAQEKELSRRMMRYWANFARTGNPTEDGAWPVYTAPQQQYVQLNTQPLAPQRSLRAQICAFWNHFLPKLQNVTAHPSPAGRRGLRDRG
- the ACHE gene encoding acetylcholinesterase isoform X1 — translated: MPSRQPGKMPAPWPWWLQLLLCIPASVAVVPGQADELNVATQTGRVRGKLMPVLDGHVSAFLGIPFAEPPVGRMRFLRPEPVKPWTHVLDATFYQHACFQMVDETYPGFHGTEMWNPNREMSEDCLYLNIWAPSPRPKNLSVLVWIYGGGFYSGSASLDVYDGRFLAHTQNVLLVSLSYRVGAFGFLGLLGSPEAPGNMGLLDQRLALQWIQINIHHFGGNPRAVTIFGESAGAASVGMHLLSAQSRALFQRAILQSGAPNAPWATVTPAESRRRATLLGKQVGCHFANDSELVSCLRSKPPQQLIDEEWSVLPYKSTFRFPFVPVIDGDFFPDTPEAMLRTANFKGTEVLLGVVKDEGSYFLIYGLPGFSKDNSSLISRGDFLEGVRMGVPDANDIATEAVVLQYTDWQDEDNGEKNREAMDDLVGDHNVICPVMHFATQYAKSGNKVYAYFFDHRASNLVWPLWMGVPHGYEIEFVFGLPLNDSLKYTAQEKELSRRMMRYWANFARTGNPTEDGAWPVYTAPQQQYVQLNTQPLAPQRSLRAQICAFWNHFLPKLQNVTDNIEEAERQWRLEFHLWSAYMMHWKSQFDHYNKQDRCSEL